From the genome of Leptolyngbyaceae cyanobacterium:
CCTTCATTATGGTGAGAGTAATTAATTTTGTAAGTTGGTTCGGCTTTTGTTTCGCTACTACTAGGCGTAGCAGTAGCGGGGTTAAGAGTTGATTGAAGTCCCGATAATCGTCTGGCATTATACTCTTCTACCAATCGCAAATTCTGGATTCTCTGTTGTTCTTCAACCATCAAATTGCCAAATTCAATCAAGCGAGCAAGTCGAAAATCTGGCTTTTGAAAAATTGGTTGTCCTTCCGAGCTATTAACTACGCGAGAAGACACTTTTTCCACACCTACTTGATGAATGAAATGACGCACTTGTTCATCATAAATTCTCGATCGCAATGCCCCAAAAAAGTCAATAGATTGATTGATAAAATTATCGACTAATTGTTCAATTTCATGCGGCGGTAGCCCATCTTCAGAGAAAATACCGCCAACAATACCGATTTTATCTTGTCGATCGGGTTCCCAGTAAAATTTTTCCATCCTACCATCTCTAATTAATGGCGCGTAAAGAGTAGATAAGTCATTTCCGGTTACGATAATCGGTACTCGATGAATGGGAGTAGCATCATAACTACCGGGAAGTTGTACGTTAGTAGGATTATCCGCAATATTCATTAGCGTAGCGTTCACCAACTGGGTATTCACGGTATATTGAGTACCTTGATCGAAGCGTCCTGCACCTGCATCTAAATCGTTGATCATGATGGCAGTCATTTTGCCGCGTACCCGAATTAATTCGGCGGCTTCTCGATAACGTAAACGCAGTAAACGCGCTGGATCTCCCGCATCTGGGCTTTCTAATTCTCCCCCGGAAATGTGTACTGCTTCAATACCCATTTTTTTGAATACTAATTCACATTGAAAGGATTTTCCTTCTCCTTTGCGTCCGTGAATTCCCAGAATTAAGGGTACTCTGACTCCAGGAATATCTAGAAAGTTTTTGGTGATATGAACGGCAAGTTTGTCAAGAAACCTGGGGGAGATGTAGTAGGTCATTAGTTTGATTGTTGGCAAGAATAGTTACTTGTTAAAATTCTATGACAAATTGTTACACTATTGCTTTCAAGTTTTGAGCAGCTTGGTTGAGTTTTTGAATTCCGATTTTAGTTTGAGTAATCCCAGTGGCAGTTTCTCCTGCTCCTTGGTTGAGGCTGTTCATTGCTTCTACTACTTGCTCGATCGCGATCGCTTGCTGTTGTGCAGTTAGGGATATTTGTTGAGCGCTTACTACAATATCATTAATAGCTGTTAGGGAAAGTTGTTGCTTGCTTAAAATTACATCGTTAATTGCTTGAGTTACGTTAGTAAAAGCTTCGGCTGTTTCTTGAGAAAGCTTGATTCCTTCTTCTGCTGTTTTTCTACCTTCATTACTTACCGTAACAGTGGAATCGATCGCTGATTGGATGCTGATAACTAAGGTATTTATTTTCTGCGTCGATTGTTTACTTTGGTCTGCCAATTTGCGAATTTCCGCCGCAACTACGGCGAATCCTTTGCCATATTCTCCTGCGCGAACTGCTTCTACAGCAGCATTGAGAGCCAGCATATTTGTTTGACTGGCTAGGTCGCTGACAATGTTAATAATCGTACCGATTTGGTTAGTTTGTTCGTTTAAGTGTATTGTTTGTTGTGCGATCGCTGCTACTTTTTTTTTCAAATCAGACATTTCTTCTAAAGTTCGTTTTACCGTCAGATTTCCTTTTTCAGCTAAGTTTAAAACTTCATGCGCTGCGGCTGATGATGATTCCGCTAAATCTAGTAACTGACGTGCATTCTGCGCCGATGACTCTGCTTGTTCGGCAGAAGTTCTGGAAGATGCGCCTAACTCAGTCATGGTACTGGTAGTTTGATTAACAGAAGTAGCTTGCTGAGTAGCAACTCTTTCTTGTTGCTCAACTGTAGAAGCAATTTCAGTAGTAGAAGTAGTAATGTTATAAACAATATGATTGATTGATTTAGTAGTTTGTCTGGCAATAACAGCAGCGATCGCGCTGACAATTAAAGCAGTTATTCCAGTTCCGAGCAACAAGGCAATTAGTAGTTCTCTTTGTGCTTTAAACGCCGTTTCTGCATTATTATCGACTACGATCGTCCAATTTAAGTTAGGCATTCCTACTAGTGGAGGGGTAGGAGCAGTGGCTAGCACTTTTGCAGTTTTGTCAGTTTGAGAAAAAAGAAGCCTAACATCTGCTTGTTTTGCTGCTTGTAACTGCGTCCATACGGGATACTCTAACTGG
Proteins encoded in this window:
- a CDS encoding ribulose bisphosphate carboxylase small subunit, producing the protein MTYYISPRFLDKLAVHITKNFLDIPGVRVPLILGIHGRKGEGKSFQCELVFKKMGIEAVHISGGELESPDAGDPARLLRLRYREAAELIRVRGKMTAIMINDLDAGAGRFDQGTQYTVNTQLVNATLMNIADNPTNVQLPGSYDATPIHRVPIIVTGNDLSTLYAPLIRDGRMEKFYWEPDRQDKIGIVGGIFSEDGLPPHEIEQLVDNFINQSIDFFGALRSRIYDEQVRHFIHQVGVEKVSSRVVNSSEGQPIFQKPDFRLARLIEFGNLMVEEQQRIQNLRLVEEYNARRLSGLQSTLNPATATPSSSETKAEPTYKINYSHHNEGVNNSTKVEPTYKVNYSGSSNGQVKNSQLSPETQEQVRQLLSQGYRIGVEHADERRFRTQSWQSCAPIQTNEASEAIATLESCLNDYTGEYVRLIGIDPRAKRRVAEKIIQKPV
- a CDS encoding methyl-accepting chemotaxis protein; this encodes MLAKLSLQTKAIGFAIALGTLPVMAIGIVSYHFANRTITQDVMQFQKAYAVEVADKLSRFMFERYGDIQAIANLPMFANSSVNQLISKQEKEETLNRYIDNYQVYDNIAIFDLSGNLIVKSRGEVTGNHRDRDYFQEVIKTERPIISYPKASQSNGDWSIYLAAPVRDIVSGKIVGVARSRLPVKFIQQRIQNLTNGEQQSHVLDEAGTIFVSANAKEVGQNIQLEYPVWTQLQAAKQADVRLLFSQTDKTAKVLATAPTPPLVGMPNLNWTIVVDNNAETAFKAQRELLIALLLGTGITALIVSAIAAVIARQTTKSINHIVYNITTSTTEIASTVEQQERVATQQATSVNQTTSTMTELGASSRTSAEQAESSAQNARQLLDLAESSSAAAHEVLNLAEKGNLTVKRTLEEMSDLKKKVAAIAQQTIHLNEQTNQIGTIINIVSDLASQTNMLALNAAVEAVRAGEYGKGFAVVAAEIRKLADQSKQSTQKINTLVISIQSAIDSTVTVSNEGRKTAEEGIKLSQETAEAFTNVTQAINDVILSKQQLSLTAINDIVVSAQQISLTAQQQAIAIEQVVEAMNSLNQGAGETATGITQTKIGIQKLNQAAQNLKAIV